A section of the Leptotrichia sp. HSP-342 genome encodes:
- a CDS encoding Rid family detoxifying hydrolase: MKKIPEAVGPYSAFRKAGDFLYISGQIAINPENQQIEAVTVEEQARQVLENLKAILENNGLTTKNVIKTTVLLDNINDFGAVNNIYAEYFTEPYPARSAFAVDKLPKGVLVEIEAIAYFGE, from the coding sequence ATGAAAAAAATACCAGAAGCAGTTGGACCATATTCAGCCTTTAGAAAAGCAGGCGACTTTTTATATATCTCAGGACAAATTGCAATAAATCCTGAAAATCAGCAAATTGAAGCTGTTACAGTAGAAGAGCAGGCAAGACAAGTTCTTGAAAACTTGAAGGCAATCTTAGAAAACAACGGATTAACAACAAAAAATGTTATAAAAACAACTGTATTATTAGACAACATCAATGACTTCGGAGCAGTAAACAACATTTATGCAGAATACTTTACTGAACCATATCCAGCAAGATCAGCCTTTGCGGTAGACAAATTGCCAAAAGGAGTTTTGGTGGAAATTGAAGCGATAGCTTATTTTGGAGAATAA
- a CDS encoding patatin-like phospholipase family protein gives MTEKRKNFLFLIIFLLVNSFGISENLKDENYFVLKKDEQNLQESKKDSKKEVLENEPKIELDRDILNKEKKLENKKEITSQENKRIGLVLSGGTAKGLAHIGILKVLEEEKVPIEYATGTSMGSIIAGMYSVGYTPQEIEEIAISMDWMGLFSDKIERKDKGAIRNSIEDRNSTVIPMKNFMPKLPSGVVGGKTASQRLNEIFYGAIGIQDFRKFPRKFAAVATDLESGEGVMIDKGSIATAIRESLSLPSIFAPIRDGKRLYIDGGVTRNLPVQDVKVLGADYTIGVNVGDGFTKRDENKMNLVDVISDSTTIAGRQEVERQIRMLDLYMKPDLEKFESYDFSKVKELIAAGEKIARENIDEIRKLSNPELFEKLEEKRKEFRRTWKDEYNISGVVIEGNKKYKKEYFDKFLPKKLGVLSRLDMEKIVNNIYQNGDFTTVYYEVKDNDLVINVQEKPSDYLTLSGNINNEDLATVNVGFQGSKIINNTNVRYSVTGTVANEYGARGKATMELGKDSKALIYSEFEYKRDIIKNQKYNNGYFNFENRKFKIGAGIGFEMYKNLLFSIGGGYQISDVTKHQNNAENVRKAFPYYEAKLNYDTRDSLNFATKGIYFFSNYTLANSKEAKFNSLSAGGEINIPIGEKITITPRVSYLTTDGSNIPETYRPKMGGIRTADNSLEFAGMPADKIRGNSIFIGSLKAQYNLSKLVYLDTTYSRANISQKAYSFGTEEKESYKFGLGVKALSIPLYFGFAKVPGESWRYIINFGYSPE, from the coding sequence ATGACTGAAAAAAGAAAAAATTTTTTGTTTTTAATTATTTTTCTTTTGGTAAATAGTTTTGGGATTTCTGAAAATTTAAAAGATGAAAATTATTTTGTGCTAAAAAAAGATGAACAAAATTTGCAGGAAAGCAAAAAAGACAGTAAAAAGGAAGTTTTGGAAAATGAGCCTAAAATAGAATTGGACAGGGATATTTTAAATAAAGAAAAAAAATTAGAAAATAAAAAAGAGATAACTTCTCAGGAGAATAAGAGAATTGGGCTAGTGCTTAGTGGGGGAACAGCGAAAGGGCTTGCTCATATTGGAATATTGAAGGTGCTGGAAGAGGAAAAGGTGCCTATAGAATATGCAACTGGAACGAGTATGGGAAGCATTATTGCGGGAATGTATAGTGTGGGATATACACCACAGGAAATAGAAGAAATAGCGATTAGTATGGATTGGATGGGGCTTTTTAGCGATAAAATCGAGAGAAAGGACAAGGGGGCTATAAGAAATTCAATTGAAGATAGAAATAGTACGGTAATTCCAATGAAAAATTTTATGCCAAAATTACCTAGTGGAGTCGTTGGAGGAAAAACTGCGAGTCAAAGGCTGAATGAAATTTTTTATGGAGCAATTGGAATACAGGATTTTAGGAAGTTTCCGAGAAAGTTTGCGGCAGTTGCTACTGATTTGGAATCTGGAGAAGGTGTTATGATTGATAAAGGCTCGATTGCAACGGCAATTAGGGAAAGTTTGTCATTGCCATCAATTTTTGCACCAATTCGGGATGGAAAAAGACTTTACATTGACGGGGGAGTTACACGAAATTTACCTGTGCAGGATGTGAAGGTGCTTGGGGCTGATTATACAATTGGAGTGAATGTAGGAGACGGATTTACAAAAAGAGATGAGAATAAAATGAATTTGGTTGATGTAATTTCAGATTCGACAACAATTGCTGGGAGGCAGGAAGTGGAACGGCAAATTCGTATGCTTGATTTATATATGAAACCAGATTTGGAAAAGTTTGAGTCTTATGATTTTTCAAAGGTAAAAGAACTTATTGCGGCTGGAGAGAAAATTGCAAGAGAAAATATAGATGAAATTAGAAAATTATCAAATCCTGAACTTTTTGAAAAATTGGAAGAAAAACGGAAAGAGTTTAGACGGACTTGGAAGGATGAGTATAATATTTCTGGAGTCGTAATAGAAGGTAACAAAAAATATAAAAAAGAATATTTTGATAAATTTTTGCCTAAAAAACTTGGTGTTTTAAGCAGGCTGGATATGGAAAAAATTGTTAATAATATTTATCAGAATGGTGATTTTACAACGGTTTATTACGAAGTGAAGGACAATGATTTAGTAATAAATGTGCAGGAAAAACCAAGTGATTATCTGACACTTTCGGGAAATATAAATAACGAGGACTTGGCAACAGTAAATGTTGGTTTTCAGGGAAGTAAAATTATAAATAATACAAATGTAAGATATTCAGTAACTGGAACGGTTGCAAATGAATATGGGGCAAGAGGTAAGGCAACTATGGAACTTGGAAAAGATTCGAAAGCCTTGATTTACAGCGAATTTGAATATAAACGTGATATTATAAAAAATCAGAAATACAATAACGGATATTTCAACTTTGAAAACAGAAAATTCAAAATCGGAGCAGGAATTGGATTTGAAATGTATAAAAATCTGTTATTCTCAATTGGTGGAGGCTATCAAATTTCAGATGTGACAAAACATCAGAATAATGCTGAAAATGTAAGAAAAGCTTTTCCATATTATGAAGCTAAGCTAAATTATGATACAAGAGACAGCCTTAATTTTGCAACAAAAGGTATTTACTTTTTCTCAAATTATACTTTGGCAAACTCAAAAGAGGCTAAATTTAACTCATTAAGTGCAGGTGGAGAAATAAATATACCGATTGGCGAAAAAATAACAATTACTCCAAGAGTATCTTATTTGACAACAGACGGAAGCAATATTCCAGAAACTTACAGGCCAAAAATGGGAGGAATACGAACAGCTGACAATTCATTGGAATTTGCTGGAATGCCAGCAGATAAAATTCGTGGGAACAGTATTTTTATTGGAAGCCTAAAAGCTCAATATAATTTGTCAAAACTTGTATATTTAGATACAACTTACTCAAGGGCAAACATTTCTCAAAAAGCCTACAGCTTTGGAACTGAAGAAAAGGAAAGCTATAAATTTGGGCTTGGAGTAAAAGCCTTATCAATTCCGCTTTACTTTGGATTTGCAAAAGTTCCCGGAGAAAGCTGGCGATACATTATAAACTTTGGATATTCGCCAGAATAA
- a CDS encoding Lrp/AsnC family transcriptional regulator yields the protein MDSVDKTIVDLLKKNSRIKVKEIAQIVNMSAPAISQRIIKLEESGVIDIFTIKINYNALGMSIHQFIHVKMIQMSHKNYLNFVEKYSKNVINHYRISGDTCYMLETRFNTNEELTDFLRKLNIYANYKVNTVISVLK from the coding sequence TTGGACAGTGTAGATAAGACAATAGTTGATTTATTAAAGAAAAATAGCCGTATAAAAGTCAAAGAAATAGCACAAATTGTGAATATGTCAGCACCTGCTATTTCACAGCGGATTATAAAACTTGAAGAATCAGGAGTTATAGATATATTTACAATAAAGATTAATTACAATGCTTTAGGAATGTCTATACATCAGTTTATACATGTCAAAATGATTCAGATGTCTCACAAAAATTATTTGAATTTTGTTGAAAAATATTCTAAAAATGTTATAAATCATTATAGAATTTCAGGCGATACTTGTTATATGCTAGAAACACGCTTTAATACAAACGAGGAATTAACAGATTTTCTTAGAAAATTAAATATTTATGCAAATTATAAAGTAAATACTGTAATAAGTGTTTTAAAATAA
- a CDS encoding MBL fold metallo-hydrolase, producing MEVTQIRNATLKLNYGGKTFLIDPMLSKKGELPSFAPPIAPMPMSGNTAKNPLVELPMSVNEILKGVDAVIVTHLHDDHWDLAAIQTIDKNITLFSQNENDEKKLREQGFKNVFILGENIKFGEITMTYVEGQHGSTPELLEIAGKSCGVIFQNKNEKTLYLSGDTVWFSEVEKTLKQHKPEVVIINAGNNQFIEGGPLIMGADDVLKVHKTLPEAQLMATHMEAVNHAYLTRKELKKFAIKHNFYEKLNIPEDGETLKY from the coding sequence ATGGAAGTAACACAAATAAGAAATGCAACCTTAAAATTAAATTATGGAGGAAAAACTTTTCTAATTGATCCAATGTTATCAAAGAAAGGTGAATTACCATCATTCGCACCACCAATAGCACCTATGCCAATGTCTGGAAATACTGCAAAAAATCCACTAGTGGAATTACCAATGTCAGTAAATGAAATTTTAAAAGGAGTTGATGCAGTGATTGTAACACATTTACATGATGACCATTGGGATTTAGCAGCTATTCAAACTATTGATAAAAATATAACTTTGTTTTCTCAAAATGAGAACGATGAAAAAAAATTACGTGAACAAGGATTTAAAAATGTCTTTATCTTAGGAGAAAACATAAAATTTGGTGAAATTACAATGACTTATGTTGAAGGGCAACATGGGAGTACCCCTGAATTGCTTGAAATAGCTGGAAAATCCTGTGGGGTTATATTTCAGAATAAAAATGAAAAAACTCTTTATCTATCAGGCGATACTGTGTGGTTTAGTGAAGTTGAAAAAACATTAAAACAACATAAACCTGAAGTTGTCATTATTAATGCAGGAAACAATCAATTTATAGAAGGCGGTCCATTAATTATGGGAGCTGATGATGTTTTAAAAGTACATAAAACTTTACCTGAAGCACAACTTATGGCAACACATATGGAAGCTGTAAACCATGCATATCTGACACGTAAAGAATTAAAAAAATTTGCCATTAAGCATAATTTTTATGAAAAATTAAATATTCCTGAAGACGGAGAAACTTTAAAATACTAA
- a CDS encoding YjjG family noncanonical pyrimidine nucleotidase, giving the protein MNYKLVLIDLDDTLFDYPKTEKTAFRNTFEELGFFMESELGNAKKEEIYEKIKDRYKDVNLQLWKDLEKGAVDKDRLKVVRFEKIIEEFDLKYNPYEMSELYLKKLGEGIFPFEATEKLCEYLHSKYKVGIVTNGIKEVQHSRIENSTIAKCIDKIIISDEVGVNKPDKRIFEYAMNYFEIMDKSEVIMIGDSLGADIKGGQNAGIDTCWVNLRNNVNDTGIIPKYEVRKLEELFEIL; this is encoded by the coding sequence ATGAACTACAAACTTGTATTAATAGACTTGGATGATACACTTTTTGATTATCCAAAAACTGAAAAAACAGCGTTTAGGAACACTTTCGAAGAATTGGGATTTTTTATGGAAAGTGAATTAGGTAATGCGAAAAAAGAAGAAATTTATGAAAAGATAAAAGATAGATATAAAGATGTGAATTTGCAGTTGTGGAAGGATTTGGAAAAAGGGGCTGTGGATAAGGATAGATTAAAGGTTGTAAGATTTGAAAAAATAATTGAGGAGTTTGACTTGAAATATAATCCGTATGAAATGAGCGAACTTTACTTGAAAAAACTGGGAGAAGGGATTTTTCCATTTGAAGCAACTGAAAAACTATGTGAATATTTACATTCAAAATACAAAGTTGGAATTGTAACTAATGGAATAAAGGAAGTACAGCATTCACGAATAGAAAATTCAACAATTGCCAAATGCATTGATAAAATTATCATTTCTGATGAAGTTGGTGTAAATAAACCTGATAAACGAATATTTGAATATGCAATGAATTATTTTGAAATAATGGATAAATCTGAAGTTATAATGATAGGTGATTCATTAGGAGCTGATATAAAAGGTGGACAAAACGCTGGAATTGATACTTGCTGGGTAAATTTACGAAATAATGTAAATGATACTGGGATTATTCCGAAGTATGAAGTGAGAAAGTTGGAAGAGCTGTTTGAAATATTATAA
- a CDS encoding TMEM175 family protein has product MKKDRLVGFFDGVIAIIITVLVLELPKIKGTTLAAVWENRVNYFAYITTFTLFVIFWDTHHMIFDKVEKINSKIVKIQMLLLFLNTLFPYITLWVSENPYSYLVECVYIFFLLGENIIYSWLCNELVKADPENIKLKKTVISLKRHKITTILQISSFVIGLFNPMLMLIIGFISLSIWYIPMPKLKKRNLKKH; this is encoded by the coding sequence ATGAAAAAGGACAGATTAGTAGGCTTTTTTGATGGAGTTATAGCGATTATAATAACAGTTTTGGTATTGGAGCTGCCTAAAATAAAAGGTACAACATTGGCAGCCGTTTGGGAAAATAGAGTGAATTATTTTGCGTATATAACGACATTTACATTGTTTGTAATATTTTGGGATACTCATCATATGATATTTGACAAGGTTGAGAAAATAAATTCTAAAATAGTTAAAATACAGATGCTTCTATTGTTTTTAAATACGTTGTTTCCATATATAACATTGTGGGTTTCTGAAAATCCTTACAGTTATTTGGTGGAATGTGTGTATATATTTTTTCTGCTGGGAGAAAATATTATTTATTCATGGCTTTGTAATGAACTTGTGAAGGCAGATCCTGAGAATATAAAGCTAAAGAAAACAGTAATAAGCCTTAAAAGACACAAAATAACAACGATTTTACAAATTTCTTCTTTTGTAATAGGTCTATTTAATCCAATGCTTATGCTAATAATAGGATTTATTTCATTGTCAATATGGTATATTCCAATGCCCAAACTGAAAAAAAGAAATTTAAAAAAACATTAA
- a CDS encoding TMEM175 family protein, whose product MNKERLAAFMDAVLAIIMTILILELKKPETATLKALWNLRVDFFAYTLSFFWLGTMWVNLHNEWHKIKYITPSIVWVNVALLFFSSFFPYVTSFVTSYYNSSVAQGFYGVIVLAVTFCNIISLYLIEKVNKHDKELQESLKTMIRWIKVDISIKIIGLIISCIFYPPAMMISVYITLFGIAFPEQYKAIKRRREK is encoded by the coding sequence ATGAATAAAGAAAGATTGGCAGCTTTTATGGATGCTGTACTTGCAATTATTATGACAATTCTTATATTAGAACTGAAAAAACCTGAAACAGCAACTTTAAAAGCACTTTGGAATCTGAGAGTAGATTTTTTTGCATATACGCTTTCATTTTTCTGGCTTGGAACAATGTGGGTAAATCTGCATAATGAATGGCATAAAATAAAATATATTACACCATCAATTGTCTGGGTAAATGTAGCTCTACTCTTCTTTTCCTCATTTTTTCCATATGTGACTTCTTTTGTCACTTCATACTATAACAGTAGTGTAGCGCAAGGATTTTATGGGGTAATAGTTCTGGCTGTTACATTCTGCAATATAATCTCGTTGTATCTGATAGAAAAGGTGAATAAACATGATAAAGAATTGCAGGAATCATTAAAAACAATGATAAGATGGATAAAAGTTGATATAAGTATAAAAATAATCGGGTTAATAATATCGTGTATATTTTATCCGCCTGCAATGATGATAAGTGTTTATATTACTTTATTTGGAATTGCATTTCCGGAACAGTATAAGGCAATAAAAAGAAGAAGGGAAAAATAG
- a CDS encoding LysR family transcriptional regulator, with protein MIELEQLKQLIAFATYGTLSKAAEELYISQPALSRSIQKLEKTLGVELFDRKKNKMELNENGKTVIQYAEKILNLVDEMEEKVNKNNQVQNNFSIGSCAPAPLWDMISLFGRFYPEKYILHKIENNLQLFEKLKNGSYQMIILSEPIDNSEFFCIKYKTEQLFLSVSLQHPLAKKKEIHFSDITDDRMLLFNPIGIWKDVVLEKMPNMNFLIQNDRIIYQELAEMQNLLHFRSNFTLEREDNFKNNISIPIADKEAKITFYCICKKSIKNEIEKIFDSFCKNS; from the coding sequence ATGATAGAATTGGAACAACTTAAACAGCTTATCGCGTTTGCAACATATGGAACATTATCAAAAGCCGCTGAAGAATTGTATATTTCACAGCCTGCCCTTTCCCGTTCGATACAAAAGCTGGAAAAAACTTTAGGGGTTGAACTTTTTGACAGGAAAAAAAATAAGATGGAATTAAATGAAAATGGAAAAACTGTTATCCAGTACGCAGAAAAAATATTGAATCTTGTGGATGAAATGGAAGAAAAAGTTAATAAAAATAATCAGGTTCAAAATAATTTTTCAATTGGTTCATGTGCTCCAGCTCCATTGTGGGATATGATTTCATTATTTGGAAGATTTTATCCTGAAAAGTATATTCTTCATAAAATAGAAAATAATCTTCAGTTATTTGAAAAACTTAAAAATGGCAGTTATCAGATGATTATTCTTTCTGAACCTATTGATAATTCTGAATTTTTCTGCATAAAATACAAAACTGAACAATTATTTTTATCAGTTTCTTTGCAGCATCCGCTGGCTAAAAAAAAGGAAATACATTTTTCAGATATTACAGATGACAGAATGCTCTTATTCAATCCAATAGGAATATGGAAGGATGTAGTTTTAGAAAAAATGCCTAATATGAACTTTCTTATCCAAAACGACAGGATTATTTATCAGGAATTAGCTGAAATGCAAAATTTACTTCATTTCCGTTCAAATTTCACACTTGAACGTGAAGACAATTTCAAAAATAATATTTCAATCCCAATTGCTGACAAGGAAGCAAAAATAACTTTTTACTGTATTTGCAAGAAAAGTATAAAAAATGAAATTGAAAAAATTTTTGATAGTTTTTGTAAAAATTCTTAA
- a CDS encoding aldo/keto reductase: MKYVTLNNGVKIPILGFGVFQIYDMKECEEAVYNALKAGYRLIDTAASYRNEEAVGRAIKRSGIPREEIFVTTKLWVSDANYEKAKLAFETSLKKLDLEYIDLYLIHQPFNDVYGAWRAMTELYKEGKIKAIGVSNFYPDRLVDFIMNNEVVPAVNQVETHPFNQQVKANEIMKEYGVQIESWGPFAEGKNGIFANEILSEIGKKYNKSVAQVILRWLIQRDIVVIPKSVRKERIEENFNVFDFELNSEDMGKISELDKKESLFLNHDDVEIVKWLNGRKL; encoded by the coding sequence ATGAAATACGTAACTTTAAACAATGGAGTAAAAATACCAATATTAGGATTTGGAGTATTTCAAATTTATGATATGAAAGAATGTGAGGAAGCGGTTTACAATGCGTTAAAAGCAGGATATAGATTAATTGATACAGCTGCGTCCTACAGAAACGAAGAAGCTGTGGGAAGAGCTATAAAAAGAAGCGGTATACCTAGGGAAGAAATTTTTGTTACAACAAAATTATGGGTAAGTGATGCAAATTATGAAAAGGCAAAATTGGCATTTGAAACTTCTTTAAAAAAATTGGATTTGGAATATATTGATTTATATCTTATACATCAGCCATTTAATGATGTATATGGAGCTTGGAGAGCGATGACAGAGCTGTATAAGGAAGGAAAAATAAAAGCAATTGGTGTAAGTAACTTCTATCCTGACAGGCTGGTTGATTTTATTATGAATAATGAAGTAGTGCCAGCTGTAAATCAGGTGGAAACACATCCTTTCAATCAGCAGGTTAAAGCAAATGAAATAATGAAGGAATATGGGGTTCAAATAGAATCATGGGGACCTTTTGCAGAAGGAAAAAATGGAATATTTGCAAATGAAATTTTGTCTGAAATTGGTAAAAAATACAATAAATCTGTGGCTCAGGTAATTTTAAGATGGCTAATTCAGAGAGATATAGTTGTAATACCAAAATCAGTCAGAAAAGAAAGAATTGAAGAAAATTTTAATGTATTTGACTTTGAATTGAACAGTGAGGATATGGGAAAAATATCTGAACTTGATAAAAAGGAAAGTTTATTTTTAAACCATGATGATGTAGAAATAGTAAAATGGCTTAATGGAAGGAAACTATAA
- the ybaK gene encoding Cys-tRNA(Pro) deacylase encodes MKHKKEKIAKTNALRQLDKQKIPYIIHTYEWSEDKSGGLGVAEKLPELADRVFKTIVLKGKSKNLYVCVIHGEAHLDLKKVAKACEEKNIDLLPLSELEKETGYIRGGCSPVGMKKLFRTFFDKKVEKFDKIMVSAGRRGLQMEVETEKLVEVVKGTIVDLTMEEI; translated from the coding sequence ATGAAACATAAGAAAGAAAAAATTGCAAAAACGAATGCATTAAGACAGCTTGATAAACAAAAAATACCATATATTATTCACACTTATGAGTGGAGTGAGGATAAAAGTGGAGGGCTTGGTGTTGCTGAAAAGTTACCTGAACTAGCGGATAGAGTTTTTAAGACAATTGTTTTGAAAGGGAAAAGTAAAAATTTGTATGTGTGTGTAATTCATGGAGAAGCACATTTGGATTTGAAAAAGGTGGCAAAGGCCTGCGAAGAGAAAAATATTGATTTGTTGCCACTTTCGGAACTGGAAAAAGAAACAGGATATATTCGTGGAGGGTGTTCTCCTGTAGGAATGAAAAAACTGTTTAGGACTTTTTTTGACAAGAAAGTTGAAAAATTTGATAAAATAATGGTTTCAGCTGGTAGGCGAGGATTACAGATGGAAGTGGAAACAGAAAAACTAGTTGAAGTAGTGAAGGGGACTATTGTGGATTTGACGATGGAAGAAATTTAG
- a CDS encoding acyl-CoA dehydrogenase family protein has product MNKFINENLLKMNTEEFLSNIKKAFNDVFSNGNIEKINLMNYLSEKKWLSIKKCGLLLPFLPEKFGGRKNSQLEIQEVLRIAGNYGVPVTLRTGIEGALVLQPLLEYGNKEQIEKGLEMIFNGEGGGLAITEPETSGSAIAKEMQSYYEYVDENTIHVKADKYWQGNSQSDFLLIAAKEKKDGKLSKVISLILVPREYITYDVLNSEGLKAVRYAVNHVDAKISAKYIIKLSESKANCLREFQNIFIRSRLQLVGMTHGIMEYIVKNINKFAKKEIPFVQNELNEIENTYDVSKIMYSYTCNNVSPDKSVSDKLMEANIIKSLATEYTYKAAKIAQKLLGAKGFEAGHPMSNVAIDFRPFTIFEGPNDMLYAEIYDQFSKATAVEKKEGIRINKNSTIYERFISDRRFKNISVNNIVNKVDDLISFLKHQTLNEMDHIKKVFVGKILARLFLLIQTESDNLIKFLIRDIRKDILDFEYNS; this is encoded by the coding sequence ATGAATAAATTTATAAATGAAAATTTACTAAAAATGAATACAGAAGAATTTCTGTCTAATATAAAGAAGGCTTTCAATGATGTTTTTTCGAATGGAAATATTGAGAAAATAAATTTAATGAACTATTTGTCAGAGAAGAAATGGTTAAGTATAAAAAAATGTGGACTTTTACTGCCCTTTTTACCAGAAAAATTTGGAGGAAGAAAAAATAGTCAGCTCGAAATTCAGGAAGTGCTTAGAATTGCTGGGAACTATGGCGTACCAGTTACACTTAGAACAGGAATTGAAGGAGCATTAGTATTGCAGCCACTTCTTGAATATGGGAATAAGGAGCAAATTGAAAAAGGTCTGGAAATGATATTTAACGGAGAAGGGGGAGGACTGGCTATAACAGAGCCTGAAACTTCTGGATCTGCTATAGCAAAAGAAATGCAGTCTTACTATGAATATGTTGATGAAAATACAATTCATGTTAAAGCTGATAAATATTGGCAAGGAAATTCTCAAAGTGATTTTTTATTAATTGCAGCAAAGGAAAAGAAAGACGGTAAATTATCAAAAGTAATTAGCTTAATTTTAGTTCCAAGAGAATATATAACTTATGATGTGCTAAATTCGGAAGGTCTAAAAGCAGTAAGATATGCTGTAAATCATGTTGATGCAAAAATTTCTGCAAAATATATAATAAAACTTTCAGAAAGCAAGGCAAATTGTCTTAGAGAATTTCAAAATATCTTTATAAGAAGTAGATTGCAGCTAGTTGGAATGACACATGGAATTATGGAATATATCGTAAAAAATATAAATAAATTTGCTAAAAAAGAAATACCATTTGTTCAAAATGAATTAAATGAAATCGAAAATACTTATGATGTATCAAAAATTATGTATAGCTATACTTGTAACAATGTCTCTCCAGATAAGTCTGTTTCAGATAAATTAATGGAAGCAAATATTATAAAGAGCCTTGCTACTGAATATACTTACAAAGCAGCAAAAATTGCACAGAAACTTCTAGGGGCAAAAGGATTTGAAGCTGGGCATCCGATGAGCAATGTGGCAATTGACTTTAGGCCGTTTACTATCTTTGAAGGTCCGAATGATATGCTTTATGCAGAAATTTATGATCAGTTTTCAAAAGCTACGGCTGTGGAGAAGAAGGAAGGAATACGAATTAATAAAAATTCTACAATTTATGAAAGATTTATTTCGGATAGACGATTTAAAAATATATCTGTAAATAATATTGTTAATAAGGTAGACGATTTAATCAGTTTTCTAAAACATCAGACATTAAATGAGATGGATCATATAAAAAAAGTTTTTGTTGGTAAAATACTGGCAAGATTGTTTCTTTTAATTCAAACAGAATCAGATAATTTAATAAAATTTTTGATAAGAGATATTAGAAAAGATATTTTAGATTTTGAATATAACAGTTAA
- the gltS gene encoding sodium/glutamate symporter, translating to MTKINMDMIQTIGLAVVLLLIGIRLRKKINFFEKYCIPAPVIGGFLFSIIVFILRQTNVAQIKFDDTLQKFFMVMFFTSVGFNASLKVLKKGGKKVAIFLFVAAGLCILQNVVAVGLSRFVGLPPLLALMTGSTPMTGGHGTSAAVAPTIEALGPIYKGANAIAIASATFGLIVGSAMGGPIASRLIKKHKLLPEHFVKDGIQHGDEDIDEEVLKRQKPFLDGERFSMAFFYILIAMGIGSYLSMFIDYLMSFTNFEAHFPIYIGPMIVAAIIRNLSDNVKAMNAPTKEISILEDVALSLFLAMALMTLRLWELIDLALPVFILLVAQVILIYFYLNWITFKAMGSDYDAAVMVSGHCGFGLGATPNGISNMKAVTEKYIYSKMAFFVIPIVGSLFIDFANISIITIFTQFFK from the coding sequence GTGACGAAAATTAATATGGATATGATTCAGACAATTGGATTAGCAGTTGTTTTACTTTTAATTGGAATAAGACTTAGAAAAAAAATTAATTTTTTTGAGAAATATTGTATTCCAGCACCTGTTATTGGTGGGTTTCTATTTTCAATAATTGTTTTTATTTTAAGACAGACAAATGTAGCTCAAATTAAATTTGATGATACATTACAGAAATTTTTTATGGTAATGTTTTTTACAAGTGTAGGATTTAATGCTAGCCTTAAAGTGTTGAAAAAAGGTGGGAAAAAAGTTGCTATTTTTCTTTTTGTTGCAGCTGGATTATGTATTTTACAGAATGTTGTTGCAGTTGGACTATCAAGATTTGTAGGACTTCCGCCATTATTGGCATTAATGACAGGATCTACTCCAATGACTGGAGGACATGGAACATCTGCAGCCGTAGCGCCAACAATTGAAGCTCTTGGACCTATATATAAAGGAGCAAATGCAATTGCGATAGCTTCAGCAACTTTTGGACTTATTGTGGGATCTGCGATGGGAGGCCCTATTGCCAGCAGACTTATAAAAAAACATAAATTATTACCAGAACATTTTGTAAAAGATGGGATACAACATGGAGACGAAGATATTGATGAAGAAGTATTAAAAAGACAGAAGCCCTTTCTTGATGGAGAGCGTTTTTCTATGGCATTTTTCTATATTCTGATTGCAATGGGAATTGGTTCATATTTATCAATGTTTATTGACTATCTTATGAGTTTTACAAACTTTGAAGCACATTTTCCTATTTATATAGGACCTATGATTGTTGCTGCAATTATTAGAAATTTGTCTGACAATGTAAAAGCAATGAATGCCCCGACAAAAGAAATAAGTATTCTTGAAGATGTGGCACTTAGCCTATTTCTAGCAATGGCACTAATGACACTACGATTATGGGAACTTATTGACTTGGCACTTCCAGTATTCATTTTACTTGTTGCACAAGTTATATTGATTTATTTCTATCTGAACTGGATAACATTTAAAGCGATGGGATCTGATTACGATGCGGCTGTTATGGTTTCAGGTCATTGTGGATTTGGACTAGGAGCAACCCCAAATGGAATTTCAAATATGAAAGCTGTTACTGAAAAATATATCTACTCAAAAATGGCATTTTTCGTAATTCCAATTGTTGGTTCGCTTTTCATTGACTTTGCAAATATCAGTATTATTACAATATTTACACAGTTTTTCAAATAG